A stretch of Chanodichthys erythropterus isolate Z2021 chromosome 20, ASM2448905v1, whole genome shotgun sequence DNA encodes these proteins:
- the neurod4 gene encoding neurogenic differentiation factor 4 gives MMTKPYGKPGDVTELVSSLGWMEEDLSSQDGDRTPEIGHYALHRSNREPVELGSEDMEEEEEEEEEEMGLDGEKAPKRRGPKKKKMTKARQERFRARRVKANARERSRMHGLNDALDNLRRVMPCYSKTQKLSKIETLRLARNYIWALSEVLESGQSPESHGFVEMLCKGLSQPTSNLVAGCLQLGPSTMVLNKLDEKCGVPGAGGPQGHPISYPSPGLPSPPYGSLEASHLLHLKGFKGAAYENSSPNECSSGTPPYDGPLTPPLSISGNFALKQEPSPHEAERNFTPHPTHAAHYISSHPYPPTSLAGLPAPQGHPLFPASRYELPLDMAFEPFAPSHIVTSQMSSIYSE, from the coding sequence ATGATGACCAAACCTTATGGAAAACCAGGGGATGTGACTGAGCTAGTCAGCTCTCTAGGATGGATGGAGGAAGACCTCAGCTCACAAGATGGTGATAGGACACCTGAGATAGGTCACTATGCGCTACACAGGAGCAATCGTGAACCTGTAGAGCTTGGCAGTGAGGATatggaggaagaggaggaggaggaagaggaagaaatgGGTCTCGATGGAGAAAAGGCACCCAAGCGGAGAGGTCctaaaaagaagaaaatgacCAAAGCCAGACAAGAGCGTTTCCGCGCCCGCCGCGTCAAGGCCAACGCGAGGGAACGCTCGCGCATGCACGGGCTGAACGATGCGTTGGACAACTTGCGGCGAGTCATGCCTTGTTACTCAAAGACCCAAAAGCTCTCCAAAATCGAGACCCTGCGGCTGGCCCGCAACTACATCTGGGCGCTTTCGGAGGTTCTGGAGAGCGGCCAGTCACCTGAGAGCCATGGTTTTGTGGAGATGCTTTGCAAGGGGCTTTCGCAACCTACCAGCAATCTCGTAGCCGGCTGCCTCCAACTTGGACCCTCAACTATGGTTCTCAACAAGCTGGATGAAAAGTGCGGGGTGCCAGGAGCAGGTGGTCCGCAGGGTCACCCCATTAGCTATCCCTCACCGGGACTTCCCAGTCCACCCTACGGCTCATTGGAGGCCTCACACTTGCTTCATCTGAAGGGTTTCAAAGGGGCTGCCTATGAGAACTCCTCACCCAACGAATGTAGCAGCGGCACGCCACCTTACGACGGCCCTCTTACGCCGCCGCTCAGCATCAGCGGCAACTTCGCCCTCAAGCAGGAGCCGTCTCCTCATGAGGCCGAGAGGAACTTTACCCCTCACCCGACCCACGCCGCGCATTACATCTCCTCGCACCCTTACCCGCCCACCTCCTTGGCCGGTCTTCCAGCTCCTCAGGGTCACCCTCTATTCCCAGCCTCCCGTTACGAGCTTCCTTTAGACATGGCTTTCGAGCCGTTTGCCCCTTCGCACATTGTGACATCACAGATGAGCAGCATTTACAGCGAATAA